From Cyclopterus lumpus isolate fCycLum1 chromosome 2, fCycLum1.pri, whole genome shotgun sequence, a single genomic window includes:
- the trak2 gene encoding trafficking kinesin-binding protein 2 isoform X3, with amino-acid sequence MTKTYNDIEVVSHLLAERDRDLELAARIGQSLLQRNHLLQERNEALEEQLAQAQDQVHQVQHELSKKDELLRMVASASEESETDSSASTPLRQPWLPGGPTAASALGQLECLQSKLQDLEEENLSLRSEACQLKSDTVTYEEKEQQLVIDCVKELRESNGQMVSLTDELSQKNEELLRHQEEISQLLSQIVELQHRVKELALEKEELRIHLQASKEAQRQLTAELDELADRNVECVEMLHESQEEIKELRSRNTPSAGMRRHLSYGLYPMDSLAAEIEGTMRKELSVEEEIATQDQRVSQKRVFQTVRSINASVSRPASATPPIPGSGQSSLVMTAQPFTSNQGEEVRMGQPGCPGGNDLTRALHRLSLRRQNFLCERQFFQAEREKKLQSLAGPEGDGEGSGCSSPTGSVMSSFSNLSELSFSSSIFRTFLPEKLQIVKPMEGSLTLHHWQQLAKPHLGTILDPHPGVVTKGFCPLAQDAVYRLSDMEEDAEDEEHSGVLEKGAAERGKEDDGDEEEEGGITFKVHFTSTPEERRDRKHLVLPLPVPPLSPNLPASPGTPAAYSSVRADLCLTPAPRHVTEKSPQPIPGACTTVVQSQSQVFISTSTSSSVQNPGKCQSSTFSTYTFTTCSILHPSDITQVTSSSQSSLMSNTPSSMRTGPSTPVTPCRLSLGDSFPPRRPSVSTSGLAKLVLERGISAQVSTEAPPPSPKTTPRQPLFRLLPGTPPNSPTLSRAPSLVPPEARKQMADNFLASRPAELFLQDVYGLNLGRATHPDLPSPSQETPAYVPSPKSGRAKHDLGLVERLRRLGFTKVLQSAESEPRQESATFVSAGGGSLLDGLRRNQSLPAMIGARAGRSASNPTPPPHPTSLALPPPPWGNPTERRRHLASVPHAPPSSTKR; translated from the exons ATGACCAAGACTTACAATGACATCGAAGTGGTCTCGCACCTTTTGGCGGAG CGGGACAGAGACTTGGAGCTGGCCGCTCGAATCGGTCAGTCCCTTCTGCAGAGGAACCACCTGCTGCAGGAACGCAACGAGGCCTTAGAGGAGCAGCTGGCACAGGCCCAGGACCAG GTCCACCAGGTGCAGCATGAGCTCAGCAAGAAGGACGAGTTGCTGCGCATGGTGGCCAGCGCCTCGGAGGAGAGCGAGACCGACTCCAGCGCGTCCACGCCGCTGCGGCAGCCCTGGCTGCCGGGGGGTCCCACGGccgccagcgcactcggccagCTGGAGTGTCTGCAGAGCAAGCTGCAggatctggaggaggagaacctgTCACTGAGGTCTGAG GCGTGTCAACTGAAGAGCGACACCGTCACTTacgaggagaaggagcagcagctcGTGATCGACTGCGTCAAGGAGCTCC GAGAGTCCAACGGCCAGATGGTGTCCCTGACGGACGAGCTGTCTCAGAAGAACGAGGAGCTGCTCAGACACCAGGAGGAAATCTCTCAGCTGCTCTCCCAGATCGTAGAGCTGCAACACAGAgtgaaggag CTGGCTCTGGAGAAAGAGGAGCTGAGGATCCACCTGCAGGCGTCTAAAGAAGCTCAGCGGCAGCTCACAGCAGAG ctgGACGAGTTGGCGGACAGGAATGTGGAGTGTGTAGAAATGCtccatgagtcccaggaggaGATCAAGGAGCTCCGCAGTAGAAACACTCCCTCTGCTGGCATGAGAAGGCACCTCTCCTACGGCCTCTACCCCATG gacTCCCTGGCAGCAGAGATTGAGGGCACCATGAGGAAAGAACTGAGTGTAGAGGAGGAGATTGCCACTCAGGACCAAAG AGTGTCCCAGAAGCGAGTCTTCCAAACAGTCCGCTCCATCAACGCCTCGGTGTCCCGGCCCGCTTCGGCCACGCCTCCCATCCCCGGCTCAGGACAGAGCTCTCTGGTGATGACCGCACAGCCATTTACGTCCAATCAGGG GGAGGAGGTGCGAATGGGCCAGCCCGGCTGTCCAGGAGGAAACGACCTGACCAGGGCCCTCCACCGGCTGTCGCTGCGACGACAGAACTTCCTCTGCGAGCGCCAGTTCTTCCAGGCGGAGCGCGAGAAGAAGCTGCAGTCCCTGGCGGGCCCGGAAGGCGACGGGGAGGGCAGCGGCTGCAGCTCACCGACGGGCAGCGTGATGTCCTCGTTCTCCAACCTGTCGGAGctctccttcagctccagcaTCTTCAGGACCTTCCTGCCTGAGAAGCTTCAGATCGTCAAGCCCATGGAAG GCTCACTGACACTGCATCACTGGCAGCAGCTGGCCAAACCACACCTGGGTACCATCCTGGACCCCCACCCCGGGGTGGTGACCAAAGGCTTCTGTCCACTGGCTCAGGACGCCGTCTACCGCCTCTCTGACATGGAAGAGGATGCGGAGGACGAGGAGCACAGCGGTGTCCTGGAGAAGGGGGCGGCGGAGCGGGGTAAGGAGGACGATggtgacgaagaggaggaaggcgGGATCACCTTCAAGGTGCACTTTACATCCacaccggaggagaggagggatagAAAGCACTTGGTGCTGCCTCTACCTGTGCCGCCCCTCTCCCCCAACCTGCCTGCTTCACCCGGGACACCTGCCGCTTACTCCTCAGTCAGAGCAGACCTCTGTCTGACCCCCGCACCCCGACACGTTACCGAGAAATCCCCTCAGCCCATTCCAGGAGCCTGCACAACCGTGGTCCAATCACAAAGTCAGGTTTTCATCTCCACGTCAACATCTTCTTCTG tcCAAAATCCAGGGAAGTGTCAGagctccaccttctccacctaCACCTTCACGACCTGTAGCATCCTCCACCCTAGTGACATCACACAGGTCACCTCGAG TTCTCAGTCGTCCCTCATGTCCAACACACCCAGCTCCATGAGGACCGGTCCCAGCACCCCCGTGACTCCATGCAGACTGAGTCTGGGTGACTCCTTTCCCCCTCGACGCCCCTCTGTGTCCACCAGCGGCCTGGCCAAGCTGGTCCTGGAGAGGGGCATCTCCGCACAAGTCTCCACTGAAGCCCCTCCTCCGTCCCCAAAGACCACACCCCGGCAGCCACTATTCCGCCTCCTCCCCGGCACACCCCCTAactcccccaccctctcccGGGCCCCCTCCCTGGTGCCCCCGGAGGCCCGCAAGCAAATGGCCGACAACTTCCTCGCCTCGCGGCCCGCAGAGCTCTTCCTCCAGGACGTTTACGGGTTGAACCTGGGCCGCGCCACACACCCCGACCTACCAAGTCCCTCCCAAGAAACTCCGGCCTATGTCCCGTCCCCCAAGTCAGGGCGCGCCAAGCATGACCTCGGCCTGGTGGAGAGGCTGCGGCGACTGGGGTTCACCAAGGTGCTCCAGAGCGCCGAGTCTGAGCCGCGCCAGGAGTCTGCCACCTTCGTGTCGGCAGGCGGGGGGAGCCTCCTGGACGGCCTGAGGCGCAACCAGAGCCTCCCGGCCATGATTGGTGCCCGAGCAGGGAGGTCAGCCAGCAACCCGACACCTCCCCCTCACCCCACCTCCCTGGCCCTCCCGCCACCACCCTGGGGAAACCCAACAGAGCGGCGACGGCATCTCGCCTCCGTCCCCCACGCCCCGCCAAGTTCAACAAAGCGCTGA
- the trak2 gene encoding trafficking kinesin-binding protein 2 isoform X1: MFEVKPRAVEKKESSTETDEGLGSSGKRYGSLGSGSADSGSVYLSDSQDWAVSPSCSPDEGPTPHSAISPVLAEETFRYMTYLALEPSSYSHPGSQSLSKVLSADRVEQMTKTYNDIEVVSHLLAERDRDLELAARIGQSLLQRNHLLQERNEALEEQLAQAQDQVHQVQHELSKKDELLRMVASASEESETDSSASTPLRQPWLPGGPTAASALGQLECLQSKLQDLEEENLSLRSEACQLKSDTVTYEEKEQQLVIDCVKELRESNGQMVSLTDELSQKNEELLRHQEEISQLLSQIVELQHRVKELALEKEELRIHLQASKEAQRQLTAELDELADRNVECVEMLHESQEEIKELRSRNTPSAGMRRHLSYGLYPMDSLAAEIEGTMRKELSVEEEIATQDQRVSQKRVFQTVRSINASVSRPASATPPIPGSGQSSLVMTAQPFTSNQGEEVRMGQPGCPGGNDLTRALHRLSLRRQNFLCERQFFQAEREKKLQSLAGPEGDGEGSGCSSPTGSVMSSFSNLSELSFSSSIFRTFLPEKLQIVKPMEGSLTLHHWQQLAKPHLGTILDPHPGVVTKGFCPLAQDAVYRLSDMEEDAEDEEHSGVLEKGAAERGKEDDGDEEEEGGITFKVHFTSTPEERRDRKHLVLPLPVPPLSPNLPASPGTPAAYSSVRADLCLTPAPRHVTEKSPQPIPGACTTVVQSQSQVFISTSTSSSVQNPGKCQSSTFSTYTFTTCSILHPSDITQVTSSSQSSLMSNTPSSMRTGPSTPVTPCRLSLGDSFPPRRPSVSTSGLAKLVLERGISAQVSTEAPPPSPKTTPRQPLFRLLPGTPPNSPTLSRAPSLVPPEARKQMADNFLASRPAELFLQDVYGLNLGRATHPDLPSPSQETPAYVPSPKSGRAKHDLGLVERLRRLGFTKVLQSAESEPRQESATFVSAGGGSLLDGLRRNQSLPAMIGARAGRSASNPTPPPHPTSLALPPPPWGNPTERRRHLASVPHAPPSSTKR, translated from the exons ATGTTTGAAGTCAAACCCCGGGcggtggagaagaaggagtcGAGCACGGAGACGG ATGAGGGGCTTGGCAGCAGCGGGAAGCGCTACGGCTCGCTGGGCTCCGGCTCGGCCGACTCCGGCTCCGTCTATCTGTCGGACAGCCAGGACTGGGCGGTCTCCCCCAGCTGCTCCCCGGATGAAGGCCCCACACCGCACAGCGCCATCTCCCCGGTCCTGGCTGAGGAGACCTTCCGCTACATGA CGTATCTTGCCTTGGAGCCCTCTTCCTATTCCCACCCCGGCTCTCAGAGCCTCTCCAAAG TCCTTAGTGCGGATCGCGTGGAGCAGATGACCAAGACTTACAATGACATCGAAGTGGTCTCGCACCTTTTGGCGGAG CGGGACAGAGACTTGGAGCTGGCCGCTCGAATCGGTCAGTCCCTTCTGCAGAGGAACCACCTGCTGCAGGAACGCAACGAGGCCTTAGAGGAGCAGCTGGCACAGGCCCAGGACCAG GTCCACCAGGTGCAGCATGAGCTCAGCAAGAAGGACGAGTTGCTGCGCATGGTGGCCAGCGCCTCGGAGGAGAGCGAGACCGACTCCAGCGCGTCCACGCCGCTGCGGCAGCCCTGGCTGCCGGGGGGTCCCACGGccgccagcgcactcggccagCTGGAGTGTCTGCAGAGCAAGCTGCAggatctggaggaggagaacctgTCACTGAGGTCTGAG GCGTGTCAACTGAAGAGCGACACCGTCACTTacgaggagaaggagcagcagctcGTGATCGACTGCGTCAAGGAGCTCC GAGAGTCCAACGGCCAGATGGTGTCCCTGACGGACGAGCTGTCTCAGAAGAACGAGGAGCTGCTCAGACACCAGGAGGAAATCTCTCAGCTGCTCTCCCAGATCGTAGAGCTGCAACACAGAgtgaaggag CTGGCTCTGGAGAAAGAGGAGCTGAGGATCCACCTGCAGGCGTCTAAAGAAGCTCAGCGGCAGCTCACAGCAGAG ctgGACGAGTTGGCGGACAGGAATGTGGAGTGTGTAGAAATGCtccatgagtcccaggaggaGATCAAGGAGCTCCGCAGTAGAAACACTCCCTCTGCTGGCATGAGAAGGCACCTCTCCTACGGCCTCTACCCCATG gacTCCCTGGCAGCAGAGATTGAGGGCACCATGAGGAAAGAACTGAGTGTAGAGGAGGAGATTGCCACTCAGGACCAAAG AGTGTCCCAGAAGCGAGTCTTCCAAACAGTCCGCTCCATCAACGCCTCGGTGTCCCGGCCCGCTTCGGCCACGCCTCCCATCCCCGGCTCAGGACAGAGCTCTCTGGTGATGACCGCACAGCCATTTACGTCCAATCAGGG GGAGGAGGTGCGAATGGGCCAGCCCGGCTGTCCAGGAGGAAACGACCTGACCAGGGCCCTCCACCGGCTGTCGCTGCGACGACAGAACTTCCTCTGCGAGCGCCAGTTCTTCCAGGCGGAGCGCGAGAAGAAGCTGCAGTCCCTGGCGGGCCCGGAAGGCGACGGGGAGGGCAGCGGCTGCAGCTCACCGACGGGCAGCGTGATGTCCTCGTTCTCCAACCTGTCGGAGctctccttcagctccagcaTCTTCAGGACCTTCCTGCCTGAGAAGCTTCAGATCGTCAAGCCCATGGAAG GCTCACTGACACTGCATCACTGGCAGCAGCTGGCCAAACCACACCTGGGTACCATCCTGGACCCCCACCCCGGGGTGGTGACCAAAGGCTTCTGTCCACTGGCTCAGGACGCCGTCTACCGCCTCTCTGACATGGAAGAGGATGCGGAGGACGAGGAGCACAGCGGTGTCCTGGAGAAGGGGGCGGCGGAGCGGGGTAAGGAGGACGATggtgacgaagaggaggaaggcgGGATCACCTTCAAGGTGCACTTTACATCCacaccggaggagaggagggatagAAAGCACTTGGTGCTGCCTCTACCTGTGCCGCCCCTCTCCCCCAACCTGCCTGCTTCACCCGGGACACCTGCCGCTTACTCCTCAGTCAGAGCAGACCTCTGTCTGACCCCCGCACCCCGACACGTTACCGAGAAATCCCCTCAGCCCATTCCAGGAGCCTGCACAACCGTGGTCCAATCACAAAGTCAGGTTTTCATCTCCACGTCAACATCTTCTTCTG tcCAAAATCCAGGGAAGTGTCAGagctccaccttctccacctaCACCTTCACGACCTGTAGCATCCTCCACCCTAGTGACATCACACAGGTCACCTCGAG TTCTCAGTCGTCCCTCATGTCCAACACACCCAGCTCCATGAGGACCGGTCCCAGCACCCCCGTGACTCCATGCAGACTGAGTCTGGGTGACTCCTTTCCCCCTCGACGCCCCTCTGTGTCCACCAGCGGCCTGGCCAAGCTGGTCCTGGAGAGGGGCATCTCCGCACAAGTCTCCACTGAAGCCCCTCCTCCGTCCCCAAAGACCACACCCCGGCAGCCACTATTCCGCCTCCTCCCCGGCACACCCCCTAactcccccaccctctcccGGGCCCCCTCCCTGGTGCCCCCGGAGGCCCGCAAGCAAATGGCCGACAACTTCCTCGCCTCGCGGCCCGCAGAGCTCTTCCTCCAGGACGTTTACGGGTTGAACCTGGGCCGCGCCACACACCCCGACCTACCAAGTCCCTCCCAAGAAACTCCGGCCTATGTCCCGTCCCCCAAGTCAGGGCGCGCCAAGCATGACCTCGGCCTGGTGGAGAGGCTGCGGCGACTGGGGTTCACCAAGGTGCTCCAGAGCGCCGAGTCTGAGCCGCGCCAGGAGTCTGCCACCTTCGTGTCGGCAGGCGGGGGGAGCCTCCTGGACGGCCTGAGGCGCAACCAGAGCCTCCCGGCCATGATTGGTGCCCGAGCAGGGAGGTCAGCCAGCAACCCGACACCTCCCCCTCACCCCACCTCCCTGGCCCTCCCGCCACCACCCTGGGGAAACCCAACAGAGCGGCGACGGCATCTCGCCTCCGTCCCCCACGCCCCGCCAAGTTCAACAAAGCGCTGA
- the trak2 gene encoding trafficking kinesin-binding protein 2 isoform X2 — protein MPVLNIHNEEVYDNFALEVLSADRVEQMTKTYNDIEVVSHLLAERDRDLELAARIGQSLLQRNHLLQERNEALEEQLAQAQDQVHQVQHELSKKDELLRMVASASEESETDSSASTPLRQPWLPGGPTAASALGQLECLQSKLQDLEEENLSLRSEACQLKSDTVTYEEKEQQLVIDCVKELRESNGQMVSLTDELSQKNEELLRHQEEISQLLSQIVELQHRVKELALEKEELRIHLQASKEAQRQLTAELDELADRNVECVEMLHESQEEIKELRSRNTPSAGMRRHLSYGLYPMDSLAAEIEGTMRKELSVEEEIATQDQRVSQKRVFQTVRSINASVSRPASATPPIPGSGQSSLVMTAQPFTSNQGEEVRMGQPGCPGGNDLTRALHRLSLRRQNFLCERQFFQAEREKKLQSLAGPEGDGEGSGCSSPTGSVMSSFSNLSELSFSSSIFRTFLPEKLQIVKPMEGSLTLHHWQQLAKPHLGTILDPHPGVVTKGFCPLAQDAVYRLSDMEEDAEDEEHSGVLEKGAAERGKEDDGDEEEEGGITFKVHFTSTPEERRDRKHLVLPLPVPPLSPNLPASPGTPAAYSSVRADLCLTPAPRHVTEKSPQPIPGACTTVVQSQSQVFISTSTSSSVQNPGKCQSSTFSTYTFTTCSILHPSDITQVTSSSQSSLMSNTPSSMRTGPSTPVTPCRLSLGDSFPPRRPSVSTSGLAKLVLERGISAQVSTEAPPPSPKTTPRQPLFRLLPGTPPNSPTLSRAPSLVPPEARKQMADNFLASRPAELFLQDVYGLNLGRATHPDLPSPSQETPAYVPSPKSGRAKHDLGLVERLRRLGFTKVLQSAESEPRQESATFVSAGGGSLLDGLRRNQSLPAMIGARAGRSASNPTPPPHPTSLALPPPPWGNPTERRRHLASVPHAPPSSTKR, from the exons ATGCCGGTTTTAAACATTCACAATGAGGAGGTTTACGACAACTTCGCTCTGGAAG TCCTTAGTGCGGATCGCGTGGAGCAGATGACCAAGACTTACAATGACATCGAAGTGGTCTCGCACCTTTTGGCGGAG CGGGACAGAGACTTGGAGCTGGCCGCTCGAATCGGTCAGTCCCTTCTGCAGAGGAACCACCTGCTGCAGGAACGCAACGAGGCCTTAGAGGAGCAGCTGGCACAGGCCCAGGACCAG GTCCACCAGGTGCAGCATGAGCTCAGCAAGAAGGACGAGTTGCTGCGCATGGTGGCCAGCGCCTCGGAGGAGAGCGAGACCGACTCCAGCGCGTCCACGCCGCTGCGGCAGCCCTGGCTGCCGGGGGGTCCCACGGccgccagcgcactcggccagCTGGAGTGTCTGCAGAGCAAGCTGCAggatctggaggaggagaacctgTCACTGAGGTCTGAG GCGTGTCAACTGAAGAGCGACACCGTCACTTacgaggagaaggagcagcagctcGTGATCGACTGCGTCAAGGAGCTCC GAGAGTCCAACGGCCAGATGGTGTCCCTGACGGACGAGCTGTCTCAGAAGAACGAGGAGCTGCTCAGACACCAGGAGGAAATCTCTCAGCTGCTCTCCCAGATCGTAGAGCTGCAACACAGAgtgaaggag CTGGCTCTGGAGAAAGAGGAGCTGAGGATCCACCTGCAGGCGTCTAAAGAAGCTCAGCGGCAGCTCACAGCAGAG ctgGACGAGTTGGCGGACAGGAATGTGGAGTGTGTAGAAATGCtccatgagtcccaggaggaGATCAAGGAGCTCCGCAGTAGAAACACTCCCTCTGCTGGCATGAGAAGGCACCTCTCCTACGGCCTCTACCCCATG gacTCCCTGGCAGCAGAGATTGAGGGCACCATGAGGAAAGAACTGAGTGTAGAGGAGGAGATTGCCACTCAGGACCAAAG AGTGTCCCAGAAGCGAGTCTTCCAAACAGTCCGCTCCATCAACGCCTCGGTGTCCCGGCCCGCTTCGGCCACGCCTCCCATCCCCGGCTCAGGACAGAGCTCTCTGGTGATGACCGCACAGCCATTTACGTCCAATCAGGG GGAGGAGGTGCGAATGGGCCAGCCCGGCTGTCCAGGAGGAAACGACCTGACCAGGGCCCTCCACCGGCTGTCGCTGCGACGACAGAACTTCCTCTGCGAGCGCCAGTTCTTCCAGGCGGAGCGCGAGAAGAAGCTGCAGTCCCTGGCGGGCCCGGAAGGCGACGGGGAGGGCAGCGGCTGCAGCTCACCGACGGGCAGCGTGATGTCCTCGTTCTCCAACCTGTCGGAGctctccttcagctccagcaTCTTCAGGACCTTCCTGCCTGAGAAGCTTCAGATCGTCAAGCCCATGGAAG GCTCACTGACACTGCATCACTGGCAGCAGCTGGCCAAACCACACCTGGGTACCATCCTGGACCCCCACCCCGGGGTGGTGACCAAAGGCTTCTGTCCACTGGCTCAGGACGCCGTCTACCGCCTCTCTGACATGGAAGAGGATGCGGAGGACGAGGAGCACAGCGGTGTCCTGGAGAAGGGGGCGGCGGAGCGGGGTAAGGAGGACGATggtgacgaagaggaggaaggcgGGATCACCTTCAAGGTGCACTTTACATCCacaccggaggagaggagggatagAAAGCACTTGGTGCTGCCTCTACCTGTGCCGCCCCTCTCCCCCAACCTGCCTGCTTCACCCGGGACACCTGCCGCTTACTCCTCAGTCAGAGCAGACCTCTGTCTGACCCCCGCACCCCGACACGTTACCGAGAAATCCCCTCAGCCCATTCCAGGAGCCTGCACAACCGTGGTCCAATCACAAAGTCAGGTTTTCATCTCCACGTCAACATCTTCTTCTG tcCAAAATCCAGGGAAGTGTCAGagctccaccttctccacctaCACCTTCACGACCTGTAGCATCCTCCACCCTAGTGACATCACACAGGTCACCTCGAG TTCTCAGTCGTCCCTCATGTCCAACACACCCAGCTCCATGAGGACCGGTCCCAGCACCCCCGTGACTCCATGCAGACTGAGTCTGGGTGACTCCTTTCCCCCTCGACGCCCCTCTGTGTCCACCAGCGGCCTGGCCAAGCTGGTCCTGGAGAGGGGCATCTCCGCACAAGTCTCCACTGAAGCCCCTCCTCCGTCCCCAAAGACCACACCCCGGCAGCCACTATTCCGCCTCCTCCCCGGCACACCCCCTAactcccccaccctctcccGGGCCCCCTCCCTGGTGCCCCCGGAGGCCCGCAAGCAAATGGCCGACAACTTCCTCGCCTCGCGGCCCGCAGAGCTCTTCCTCCAGGACGTTTACGGGTTGAACCTGGGCCGCGCCACACACCCCGACCTACCAAGTCCCTCCCAAGAAACTCCGGCCTATGTCCCGTCCCCCAAGTCAGGGCGCGCCAAGCATGACCTCGGCCTGGTGGAGAGGCTGCGGCGACTGGGGTTCACCAAGGTGCTCCAGAGCGCCGAGTCTGAGCCGCGCCAGGAGTCTGCCACCTTCGTGTCGGCAGGCGGGGGGAGCCTCCTGGACGGCCTGAGGCGCAACCAGAGCCTCCCGGCCATGATTGGTGCCCGAGCAGGGAGGTCAGCCAGCAACCCGACACCTCCCCCTCACCCCACCTCCCTGGCCCTCCCGCCACCACCCTGGGGAAACCCAACAGAGCGGCGACGGCATCTCGCCTCCGTCCCCCACGCCCCGCCAAGTTCAACAAAGCGCTGA